The following proteins come from a genomic window of Gopherus flavomarginatus isolate rGopFla2 chromosome 22, rGopFla2.mat.asm, whole genome shotgun sequence:
- the MFSD2A gene encoding sodium-dependent lysophosphatidylcholine symporter 1, with the protein MAKGKGAESASSTGLLQPSLLQPAELRHAKKESKEKLSVCSKLCYAVGGAPYQITGCALGFFLQIYLLDVAQLDPFYASIILFVGRAWDAITDPMVGFFITKTPWSRLGRLMPWIIFSTPFAVISYFLVWFVPDISSGQVMWYLLFYCMFQTLVTCFHVPYSALTMFISREQSERDSATAYRMTVEVLGTVLGTAIQGQIVGQVDTPCIQDSRLFGVTNSSVAMEEVNVTRDAGSITDTRNAYMMAAGVIGGIYILCAIVLFLGVREKRDASELQSDEPISFFRGLKLVMKHGAYIKLIAGFLFTSLAFMLLEGNFALFCTYTLRFRNEFQNILLAIMLSATLSIPLWQWFLMRFGKKTAVYVGISSAIPFLIMVVVLESNLIVTYVVAIAAGISVAAAFLLPWSMLPDVIDDFNLQHPDSRGHEAIFFSFYVFFTKFASGVSLGISTLSLDFAGYKTRGCSQPEEVKFTLKMLVSAAPVGLILLGLLLFKLYPIDEDKRRENKKALQNLREEENSSDSDSTELASIV; encoded by the exons ATGGCCAAAGGCAAAGGGGCGGAAAGCGCTTCGTCCACCgggctgctccagcccagccTCCTGCAGCCGGCCGAGCTGCGGCACGCCAAG AAGGAAAGTAAAGAGAAGCTATCTGTGTGCAGCAAACTGTGCTATGCTGTTGGTGGCGCTCCCTACCAGATCACTGGCTGCGCCCTGGGATTTTTCCTGCAGATCTACCTGCTGGATGTCGCACAG CTGGACCCTTTTTATGCCTCCATCATCCTCTTTGTGGGTCGAGCGTGGGATGCTATCACCGACCCCATGGTGGGTTTCTTCATCACTAAAACCCCTTGGAGCCGTCTCGGACGCCTGATGCCCTG GATCATCTTCTCCACTCCATTCGCTGTGATCTCCTACTTCCTGGTATGGTTTGTGCCAGACATATCGAGTGGCCAAGTGATGTGGTATCTTCTCTTCTACTGCATGTTCCAGACCCTTGTGACG TGTTTCCATGTTCCCTATTCAGCGCTCACGATGTTCATCAGCAGGGAGCAGAGCGAACGGGATTCCGCTACCGCCTATC GTATGACGGTGGAGGTGCTGGGCACCGTGCTGGGCACGGCCATCCAGGGGCAGATCGTGGGCCAGGTGGACACACCGTGCATTCAGGACTCCCGCCTCTTTGGCGTCACTAACTCCTCGGTGGCCATGGAGGAGGTGAACGTTACCCGTGATGCCGGCTCCATCACAGACACG AGAAACGCCTACATGATGGCAGCGGGAGTCATTGGTGGGATCTACATACTCTGCGCCATCGTCCTGTTTCTGGGTGTGCGGGAGAAGCGAG atGCCTCTGAGCTCCAGTCGGATGAACCCATCTCTTTCTTCCGGGGGCTGAAGCTGGTGATGAAACACGGTGCCTACATCAAGCTTATTGCTGGCTTCCTCTTCACCTCCCTCGCCTTCATG TTGCTGGAAGGGAACTTTGCCTTGTTTTGTACCTACACCCTGAGATTCCGCAACGAATTCCAGAACATCCTCCTGGCCATCATG ctCTCTGCCACCTTGTCTATCCCTCTCTGGCAATGGTTCCTCATGCGCTTTGGGAAGAAAACTGCTGTGTATGTTGGGATCTCG TCTGCCATCCCCTTCCTCATCATGGTTGTCGTTCTGGAGAGTAACTTGATCGTCACCTACGTTGTGGCCATTGCAGCTGGGATCAGTGTCGCTGCTGCCTTCCTCTTGCCATG GTCCATGCTGCCAGATGTCATAGACGACTTCAAcctccagcacccagactccCGTGGCCATGAAGctattttcttctccttttatGTCTTCTTCACCAAGTTTGCCTCCGGTGTGTCTTTGGGGATCTCCACACTCAGCTTGGA CTTTGCAGGCTATAAGACCCGGGGCTGCTCCCAGCCCGAGGAGGTGAAATTCACACTGAAGATGCTGGTATCGGCAGCCCCAGTGGGGCTGATCCTGCTGGGCCTGCTCCTATTTAAGCTGTACCCCATCGACGAGGACAAGCGAAGGGAAAACAAGAAGGCCCTACAGAATTTAAG GGAGGAGGAAAACAGCAGCGACTCGGACTCTACGGAACTCGCCAGCATCGTGTGA